tttatctatttgCATAGAATCTCCTCTACGGAACCGCACGAACATTCAGCGTATACTACGAGCGAAGAAATTCCCCGCCCGCTACCGCACTTGAACGGGACCTTAGTATTCATTTGATGCGACATAAATGGtcgataaaataacaatatttatcgAGCCCTCTCGCTTTTACTCCGAAAGCTCGCCTTCCAAAGTTATAACGGGCAAcatgttaattataatataatttatggcGTGTTAACACTTTGTAGATAGTCTAATGGCCTAGCTAGAACTCATTAACTGTTTCGAGGAAACGTTTTTCTTAGtcttaccacaccccggacacttcatacaaaacaccttttCACAGGCACTAcaacatattgacgttatcgtacacgcacatctgtgtgtgtgacgtctgacgcccatacgattgaaaactaaagtatgaccgagggGCGGCGGGCGGGGGGGGgcttaaacctagctcagccgcttgtGCAGAGCGGAGAGTTCTATTTTAGatcaacattttataatattcattaaggttcatcatatccatcttaggacttcgtatcaacagtggctgcaagttgtctttgattacttgtggctctgcccaccccatttgggattacgggcgtgagtttatgtatgtgtatgtattttataatatttgtctTTGGCCCAGCCATCTAACCTTTATGTGTGGTTGTTTGTGTGTACATTTTGAACTTTAGAATTTTCTGTAagaccatagaataagtaattactacgtatagaccaTTCTATACGTCAACCGACATAATACCATACATAATAGGCTAGATGGCTGGGCCAAAGATAAATTCTGTTATAAAATGTTGAactaaaaatagaagccagtcttagATAATTAAATCAATCTCAATTTTCTTATTGACTGATTTACGAATTTGAATTGAGAATTACATGACAAAGAGCGCGACGTTTGACTACGTGTATTTCTTTACAAATTCCACAGAAATATcgttttgatattttgttaaaGTACAAAAAGAGACTGACGTACTTGCTAGAGACgtggcctttgaaatgtggtgttggaggaggatggaaagaataagttggagtTACTAataaggaagtgctagtaagagtaagggataAGAGGCacatattgagagttattgaggacagaagaggcaagatgattggacacttaataagacacgaggaatttattaaaaacatcatagaagggaagctacaaggaaagagaggaaggggaagaccaagaagagcttacatggaacagattaaagagaaggcgaacgtcgtgtcttataaggaagtgaaggaattggtctttgatagacaagaatggagaatgctacaccgacaagagcgtggctcttaaattagtgatgatgatttcgTTACAGTatcatatttattcatttattgcaaagtcacaaacagttttgactaggttgtcctcTTAGCTATTTACGTCCGTTACTTCTGTTATCATCCTTAAATTAGTTAAATCATCAACaagacaactcgcagccactCCTGATGCGCAACATTTTGACGCCAATCCCAAAAACCATTCCAAATTACGCCATacgtaaatatattttctgtACATACCCCATAATAGGTTTTCCTTTAACGTGCACCGTCGCCCTCTGGTTGGCGAAGAAAGCTTTGTCTATTTCAGCTGCCTTGCTCAACCAACCCTGTGTCAAACAAATAGTAaactgttacttttattttacagaTTCCCATCACTGGAGAACATGATGGAcgcagaaataaataaattcaaatagcaAGTTGTTTCATTTAATCAAATATCAAATCGTGGTCGGCTTAGTtggataagtattttttttattttattaattcataacataagctgacgactatatccgaATTGAGGTAGCCACAGgcacatcgcaagatgaactacccacacctcaccgagttttctgttagaccaacgtgataggtgagccgtatcgccgtctatattcgtggagtaatgccatctgaggcagaCATACAATAAGTCTCGCAAAAATTACCTCAACCATCCTAGCCTCTCGCGGTGTGGGCTTCCTCTTCTGTCGTCGTTCAGCCAGCATGTCCTCTATAGGCGCCGGCGCACACCCTGGAGGCAGCTGCTCCCATTGAAGCTTGCCGCTGGCTGCATCCTTGAGCAGCAAGCGAGCTGATCTGGACTGATCCGGTTGGCCGGCCGCCGTCATAAACCCTCGGTTGACTGCGATAGAATAAGATTTTGTAagtatacttcttcttcttcttccatcgtgagGGTTATGAGGGTTGCCAACCTCATCgaggcttaacttgccttccgaagcacggaccatcttattttcagacaatcgggtgatcagcctgcaatgtcctaaccataccAGGGCTCAGAAAGTGTatttttacagaagagactgcctgtctgaccttcttacccgcgaagggaaaaccagcccaatacaggttaaataCCTCCAACAcgcatttcacgggaatgtgggtttccttacgatgtttacCTTCAGCATGTGTTAAACATTTAAACACTCCTTTCATCAGCACCAGattgtgatctgtttgtgagtgagtggacgtatgtgtgtcgcgagtgtctgaggttctgcgagatgaaGAATGATGTGTGgaaattaaatatgttattatattttttacacttaagtttcatatatctaattatattattatttacaatgaaagtttcacggcgcattggcgcttctgcactgtaaagtcgtgaaatgtaaataataaataaatttaagatCAAAActtgaattcggaaacaaattcgaaagaAAACTCACAGGCATGCGCGGTAAGTATCTGCTTGTAGTCGACGTCTGTGTGCTCCTGTGGCAGTAGCAGTCCGTACTTCTGCTCGAACGTGTGCTTGCTGACCAGCTGGCAGAGACGCGCCATCGCCGCATCGTGAGACCGCATCTGATAGTTCACGACATGACATTTCATCATCCCCATaacaatatcccgtttttcacagggtccgcttacctaacccgaagattttacaggtccggttttttacagaagcgactgcctgtctgaccttccaacccgcgaatggaaaaccagcccggtACATTTCATATCTAATTACCTATGCTCCAAAaatgaattgggtagtttcctaaatcaaagataaattatgaaattctgattactaaataaagacagatctaaaggtgacaaataacgattattttttttctaatcaacttatatatgaattttaataaggaaaaatgtaataaataataagcgcGACTAATTGTCacgtatttctatgacgtcacaggttgcttttcatacatattctatagtaatttcgtgttttgacgtatagtaaaaagtaactgatttgactagtaccCGAACCGGGATTtgacccgtgacactacgatgcaAGTAAGACATTCTCTGAACAGGGCTATTAcggatttatttaataataataaataatagtagatTATGAATAAATTGAcgaattatacagggtgttagtgacatcgtaccgaatactgagggggatgagtcagaccatgattctgagttaatatcaagtggaattttccatcgcaaaattcatggttccttttttaaattcttttaaattattttcatactaTTGCTATGcaaaattaactcagaataatcagctgaaccctcagcattcgttacaatgtcacttacaccccatacaagtacgtacgagtagccatacaagtatgtatggatatcaactcaaaatcatggtctgaatcatccctcaaagtttcgttacgatgtcactaacgccctgtatagcTTGTgtatggtattttatttaattcttaCCTGATCAATAGGCAGCACAGCGGTTAGTAATAAGTCTGGTGCGACGGCGTACGCTGGCAACACCAGCCCGGGGCAGTCCAACAGCTCTATACCCTCGTCCAGGATCAGAGACTGGATGTGTCGTGTGTGACCCGGCATCGAACTCACACTCACCTGGGACGTTCAAATATTTAGACATTTAACTGTTAAGACACGTAAGTATGTGTAGCAAAGACTGATTTTacaatcatcattaatttaaaagccacgctcttgtcggtgtagcattctccatgctacttttttagggaaaaatagggcagtgatatccctcttgccttccgcccaaacatgtgattttacaataatttatttatcaaatgGAATAGCAAAACTTTGTATAAACAATTCTGGAATACTTTATTCTACGAATGGTCGCAATCTGGCTATTGACAAataatggcctcgattcctgcagctcgtaattttaagttatacctacccgtcattttcttatccgccgaaaaggaaagagcaCATTTTTCAACAACAACACGGCACATTTTAAATTTTTCGAGACATACCCGCATGTTATAGAGACATAAAATGCGAATATATCTCGAAAAAGATGAGTttcgatacaattttaatgttGCCATTGTATGGCCTTGAGTCTACGGTTTAATTGCGATAATGAATTACGTCAAAAAAGTTCACTTACTTTCTTAGTCTGCATTAGAACATTGACAGTACTGGATTTCCCAACATTGGGGTAGCCAATCATACCCACTGTCACTCTAGGAGGGTTCTTCAAATTCTCTAACTTTAGTTCTTTCAACACTCCTACTAGCCTATCCCTATCAAATATTTCATGTGAGTTCTTCACTTCTGTGTTTTCATCAGTTTTTTCTTCGGAACCTGCAGCAGCGCCTTCCTCGTTTTTGTTTTCAGAAACTGTATTACTCTGCAAAAGTTCCACAGGTTTACCAAGCCTAAAGTTTTCTAGAACCTTATCTAACGTATTTTGTATGTTATCAATTTTGTTAGCAGTATTTGCTACAGCTTCATTAAGATCCCCTAGTTGTTTTTTAAACAATTCTATGTCTTCTTCACTACCCTTTAAGGCTTCTTTATCAAAGTCACTATCTTCATTGTCTGCGTCAGTGTTATCAGTTTCTGAGTCTTCTGGGTCAATTTCAGATATAATTTTCTCTTCTGATTTGTCACTTTCTTCAGATATCTTCCTTTCTTTTGTAGGTTTTGCAGCCGAGAAGAAAACAATGGGCACTTTCTGAAagataatgaattattattaaaatcaataaaacctttctcatttttaaatatgtatacataatgcGGCGCACTTCGGTTAATTTGCGACAACCTTTCTACTTGTAAATCTTTACGCCAATACCAAAATATTTATACTAGTCGTCAATATAAAGAACAATTTCATGACTCCTTGATGAGAGTGGAATAAGTGAAAGTCAgtggtatctgcttaccccgatgggaaataggtgtgatcttatgtatgtgtgataaataaataaaaaaaaataaaaaaaatgattctaatgattcttttttttgtgtgtaaaTAAGAAATGATTCTTACCTCTTTATCAAAATATTCTGCCCAACATTTACGTTGATATTCACTGATCAAATCAGCCTTGTTCAACAACAGAATACATTTGCACTGTTGTTCTGCAGCATACTTCTCCAAATCCGCACACCTGGAATGATTAACTATTAATAAAGATTTGCAGTAAAATTCACCATTCAGTTGCATAGTCcttaaatttcaaaaatatcaaattattGGTTTGTGTGTTATTTAAATTCTGCTTTTATCTATCGCAAAAAATGACAGAAAtcagaaattagaatcatttattcaacgtaattatcatggataaacttgttgaaggtcaatgtaacatttttgaattaacgtcatttcgcaaggtgttatgcctgaggagaagaaatgacaagaaactgcaacagcaacacatctcaATGACAATTGCAATGATTTCAGCACAAGTTGAAATTTGAGTCGCTATGGTACACTGACTTGCTTTTCAAACAGGGAGCGGCGTTACGAACCccagtaccgaacttgcaccaatgcgtttttaatttatcttaagtgcagcgttcactaacacagttcatGGTTCGACgttcatagacggcgatacggctcatcccctatcatgttggtcttacagaaagttaggtgagggtacttagttcctcttgcaatggatgtacaatcaaagagcaataGCTCAGTCGCTGAACCCAGCGAAttgtttgtaaacagtggtgaaattatgaaacattagttatcataattataaaactaatgtttttgtaggtcttgtttgtttgtatactctttattgctttagaatacaaagaaaatttacatataatttatcgttagataaagcataggcgagcttatccctaattgggatttcttccagctaaccttggacagcctgaaagaaactcattgggccggtgttatcacgcaataaatgagTTAACATGAATAGcaagtaaactaaatgtatctatacttattactaatattactaaatacgtatatagactacttattgataattacataaataagtatattacaagataagtatatacatacataaaacagatataatataatataatatattatagtataGTTTAGCTCAAAGTCAATGTCTTTCTAAGGtctttggtctattacagaaacaacatgtaaccaggaggtcttaagtgcaaccagttaatttattactttgcaagaaattgattggactaccccaatcgggatatagtcgtatgttatgttttaattaaaaaaactccAACATCTTTAAATCGTCAACTACCTGAACAGCAAAGGGTTCCTAGCATCCAACAGTAGAAGAACAACGTCAGACTTCTCCAAAGTTCTCCACAATTGCTTCCAGAGCTCCGGATTCCGTTCATAGGGTGTCAAGGCAGCCCCCAGTTTAGCTTGCAGCTCGTTTAGGTTACGACGCCACTCTAGGAAAGCTTCTCGCTCCCTGTCACTCTGTTCCTCGGCTGTTATACCTGGTTTCCATGGCGGCCtgcaaatacaaattaaaagaaaaaagaaatgtaaGATATGtttcacgcataatgggccaccttagagtctaaatgcggaaaacagagcccacttactaagatatgtttattattatgtaaggaCACCAGTGACAATAATgaaacacaatataaaataaaaatgaaaatacctGCATTAAGTGACATCTACGAAATGGATgcatataaaatgtaaaaaattacaaaacaaaggtgTGGTAGCAGATTTCTGAAATCAACATCACTACACTAGTTAAATTAGGTTAGGCAAATAAACCTTCAGTAACAGAATATATGTAACGAAAATAAAGCAGTATTTATTgactcttctcttctatcgacTGATAAAGCAGTTTAATATGACTGGATTTTTTCTTATGACttgttattgtaggtttgcctcaggtggcattaactacttcgtcggacaaatagggagcacaGAGGACCATGATAAGACTGGATGCAACAGTCAAGTTACCcattatcaaattagaaaagggcaaactcgcccctgggcccagtttaagactgggacaAGATGTCCCCTAAGTCTATGCAACATACATGCAGCATACAGAACTCAGCACAGAAGATAAGGAAGTAGAAAagtgtttatataaattaaaatattagttCAATCATTTCTTTTTCGAATTATTCTTCACTGTTGATATGACATTCTTCACCAAACATGCAAAAAGTATGAAAATCTTTACCTCCTTGGTACAGTTAAAGGCTCATCAAAGTTTGGCTGGGACGTAGCAGCTTCGACCTCACTGGGTACTGAAGAAACATATTTTAAGTTCAGTTTCTCAGCAGTAAATTCTCTTTGAGCTAGTTCTGCTGTTGATAGGAACTCTTGTAGTGATGACTCCGCTGTTACAGATTGTAAATTAAGACGGCCCCAGTCGTAGCCATCATTTACTTCAGTTGTATGGAGCTGAAAAtagaataataaacaattttattaaaaattacgtTTAAGTACAAAGAAAACAAGACATATACCACAtgctttgtttttattaatatttcaatataaaataaagttagtgttgatttgtgatttttttaaatataaaatatatactcTACAATCTACTCTGTGTATGAAATAATTGAGGTATTTTGAGGAACCAAGAGAATTgagtcaggatcaaagcaaatggaattccatagtctctgcttaccctagtgggaaataggcgtaagtttatgtatgtaaacaaaatatcttTTGTGTTTACAATTGCTAGTCTTTTACAATATTGTAATGTCCCTTTAAAAGGCAATATTATCAGAAATATTACTactgaaaaagcaataaaacaccacattcaaattaatttattgcttACCTACATTGAATCCTGTAATTCTTCATATTACAGGTCtttgatttattataattaaattattgcacaatgttgtgctattattattattaacaatatgAATTACAgttaacaggggggttaaaaaggccacattgaagcaattcatctaaaaaagataccttgcagtttgacatttgcacatatggttgtaaggcccaaagtccttttaaaatccaaatcccattgtttaactattgtgtctggaaatccgggccttgcGAGGATATAAAAGTAAGGGCGCCATGCAAACAAATCtcaattagcaatattgcttttttagatgaattgatttgatgtggcctttgAACGCCCCAGGTCTGTTTGATTTTTAATGACTACCTTAATCTTAGGTTTGTCTACTAGCCATCATCACTAACTTAACATACAAAacacttgactctcactgtaacattgcaggttcgaatcctagcatGGTCCTCAACCAATGattttgaattaatgtttgtatcataaaacATGATTAGGAAAGCCACATTTCCGAGAGTAGAAGTAGAGGTAAAGAATTTCAAACCTTTTGACACCTTATATCTTGGTAAATACATGGGTATTTACTTGTATGttgaacataaataattacataatttcTCAGTACTAAATTCTATTATAAAACGCAAATACACAAAGTATGCACGTTAGAATAGAAAACCTCAAGAATTCTTCAAATATAAACAAGAAACAGGTTACATACCATAGTGTTGTCTTCAACATGTTTTCGGTGCCGATTCTTAGAGAATCTGTCCTTGATGAGTGCTCGCCCGAGAGAATCTTTATTCTTTTTACCCATCTTTTCATATGAGGACCAAAATTTCGTAGATATAAACACAAAATTAGGACAATTTTAACAATTTCTTGAATTCCGGTAGGAAACGTGAACTTTGTCAAAAACACATGTTTTTTCATGAAATGAACTGTCAAAAATGCAAGAATTTCTGTTCGAATACACGCAAAAACTGACGTTTTGTCTTCATATCGTATCTCTTTTATGGATATCCGAACAAAATATTGAGTTGACGTTCCATATCATGCAGCACACGTTctactttttgtaaaattttcacaaacGTTGCATAGAAATCGCGTTAATGATTTTTCTGTTATTGAAATACATTGTAATGAAACGTTTTTCGGGTAGCGAGATTAGCGAAGCGAGGGTTTAGATTTTATTATTGTGAAGGTTTTAATTTCTGCTATTTTATATCGGTCTTTGATTGCTTAGCGTTGTCAACAAATAAAGGTTTAACGGTGTATTGTGCTGGTGTTATTTCAGTGATGATGTCGGAGTATTATGATCACTATCATCGTTGGGAACCTCTCGCTGAATTTCATTTCAATATCAACGACGATGAGGACTTGTACGACGATGATAACTATATATACTGCCTATGCAGCAGAGTTTTTATAAGGTGAGTCTAGTAGTTATTTTCAAAAAATCAATATAAGTAACAAAACTTGTATCTCGGGCACTATGTAGCTTCTCTAAAGTTCCCTCCTTTACTCGACTTTTTATGTCCCAATAAAAGCGTTCTCGTGTCTTCACTTCAAGGATACATCATGTACACTTACCTTTTACGTGTTAACTTTATCTGAATAAATGCATAATGCTTTGTCTTCTGTCCAGTAGGTTTatccaattttactttttagtttACACTAAGATAGatgtagaaaataataataactttttactaaTGAAGACGCTAGGTGATTTCTATCTTCAAATGATTCTGTgtttaaaagcaataaaaaaatatttgtttgatAATGTTTGTGTTTGTTATTGCCAGAGATGTAGTAAAAACTTACTATGCTGAGAGAGAAGATGGCAGTGAGAGTGATGTCGAGGTGGCAAAAGAGTCCTGTCTCCAGGAGTGCCAGGAATGGGATGATCAGTCTCATGTACACTTCTCTGTGGACACCTCTTACAAAGTTAAATGTGAGGTAaggagattttatttattttgaattaaatgTTGGTCTAACCGAAAATCTCAATAAAGGGTGGGTACTCATTTCATCTTACAATGGATAGTGAGCTCATGTTAAGTTAATTAAACTGCTTcatttgttgttttaaaaatgtctATTTTTAAATGTGTAAATAATATTGCAGAAAGATGAGGGTGCAAGTTGCTACTGTAGTGCATCACATACAGAAAACTATTGCTCAACTGACGAGCATGATCCAGCACAAATCCATGGGAACATGTCCCATGCACTCCAACCCAGCGACAGTGGGGCAGATCTCACCTACCCTGACTACCAGTCAGACATCACAAATCATGACAAACTTGAAAAAATGGATCAAGATCTCCCAGTACAGATTTACTTAGACACCAATGAAGATTACCTATCTGAAGACACTTGGGAGAAATTCTGGGCAATCAATGGCGAAAGAATAATTTGGGCTTCATGGATTAAAAGATACAGTGATTATATAAACCCACAATACTTGGATGACAATAAGGAACTGgttatagatgataataatatacaaaagcAGCATTCAGCTGATgagatttttaacaaaaaagcaGAAAATGCAAACCAACAAGCTGATGAAGCAGATGAAAGTATAAGAGAAAGAAAATTCTCTTATGATTCTAAAGTTAATCCTTTTAAAAAAGGCCGGTCTCAAGATTCAACAGAAAAAATTGCACGACTCATTGAGTTAAATTCCAATAAAGATGGAACATGGACTCCCATAGGTAGGAGGAGGTCATGTTCTGAACATGACAGGATGCTCAGTCCCAGGACCCTTGCTGGAACTGATTCTATGACCAATGTCACTAAAATTACACTATCAAGTTATGATGTAACATCCAGCCATGTTACATCAGAGTCTTCTCCAACTGATGACTACAGTGTGTCATCATCAAGTTCTGATGATCAAAATGATCAAACTAGAATAGCTAACATTGACGAAAACCCAGAAACTACCTCAGAAGCTTTGGATGTGTCCAACACAGATGAATATTGGCAGTTTCTATGGAAAAAACATTTTGGAGAACTCTACGCTTTACATTACGCTACTTACATTGAAAGTCACGACGCACTCACGAAAAACTTACCTGGGGATAATGTTGAAGTTGTTACTGAAGTTAAAATGGAAGAGAAGCCTTCTGTAGAATGTAAAGCAGAAGTTGAATGTGAAAATAGTGATGGTAACTCACAAGAAGTATCTTCAGTTATAGAAGTTCAAACACAAGTTGAAGACATGAAAATAGAGGACAAAGTTGAAGTCAGACAAGAAGATAATGTAACAAAACCTAAGAAAAAGAGTAAGAAATTAAATAGTAGTAAATATTTGGGGTCTGTAGGTGTATTGCTGCAAACTTTGCTGAAAGAAGAACAGAAAAAGAAGGTAGAAGGCGGAGTTGTAGAGGCAGGAGAAGAGagcaataataaaaatgaatcaGTCACACAGGATACTGTAGACGCTCCAACAGATATGCCAACTATTCAACAAACTAAAAGCAACAGTACCTTTAGTTCATATAGATATAATGACGGAGAAGATGACCCACCTGAAGAAAAGCCTGTGACATTAAAAAGAAGGTAAGTATTTCCACTTCACTATATCTGTTAATGAGCTATGCTTTAACTTCTCTCTATTGATTTTCAGCCATGAGTTAGATGAAGAAGAAACAGCAGAGAAAATCAAATCAACTTTTGAAATAATGGGTTTGTGTGTACACCCAGACAACATTCCTAAAGGTCTGGTTGTATATAGGAAGCGCAACACGAGACTTCGCCCACCACGTTCAAAAAAATTTGGTGCTTCCAAGAAAACTTACTTTGATGATAATGGGACTCCTTACAAAAATCAGGCAAGGAAACTTATATCTTTTACAATGAGGTTATTAGCTGAtattgtaaaatttataataatttggtAAAGTTTATGATACTGATATTGATAATTAATATGAAATCATTTCAGACACATGATTCTCAAGATGAAAGAGAAATGCAAACAGATGAAGACTGCTCACTTGTCAAATCGGATAATGAACACACAACAGATGCTCCTATGGAAATTACTAGATCAGAATGTGGTCCTGATAAAGACCCAGATGTTGACAATAGTGAAGCTAGAGATGTTACTTTGGAAGCTTCTAAGGTTCCTTTCCCTCCTGATTTGGACACGACATTTAGTGACATTCAGGACGATGATAACGAACAGAAAGAAGATGTTGGATTGGTAACAGCAATAAAACGCAAAAGGCGGCAGAAACGTTATAAATTGGACAGCGATATTTCCGAAATGCCACCTGAATTAGCTGGAGACCCGAAGATGATTAAGTATTGGAAAAAACGGCATTCATTGTTTCATAGGTAAGATTTCGATTACGCATTTGAGACGGTCTCCTCGTATGTTTAAATACTTGAACATATTTGATTTGGCATGAATCATTTGTGCCACAGGGCTCTTATCTAGGcactatataaattatattttgatttCAGATTCGATGAAGGGATTAAGTTGGATAGAGAAAGTTGGTTCAGCGTTACGCCTGAAAACGTAGCGCGACATATAGCCAACAAGTATATCTACGACGTGGTCCTAGATGCCTTTTGCGGCGCCGGTGGCAATACTATTCAATTTGCAATGGTTAGTGAGAAAGGTGAGTGTAATGTAACTTGATTTGTATGTATAGCTAAGTCCTGTAAATAGGCTTGCTAAACAACATTGTATTGAAAGAAAATTTACACTAAGCTACTTTGTACTGTTTAGCATTCTGTGGCTAAACTTGAATTTCCAGAGGGCCAGCCTAGCTAAGTTGCAATGTCTGTAACAAATCATGTGACATGCGTGATTAACTTATGTCAATTCATACACTCTCATTTATTTTACTTCGTTTTCATTCAGATAAGCGTCAAGAGCAGATCCAGCTTTTTCAGGGggggtcaccaggtcgcagacagcctatctccgtagagaattagataaaattacaCGACCCCCCAATGGATCCGCCCTTGATAAGCGTAGCGTTAAAGCGCTAAGCCCTCGGTTACTTTTATATCTCATAAGCTCATCAAGCCGCTCATTCTCACGCTAATTCCCTTCCAGTGATAGCAATAGACATAGATCCCGTGAAGATTGAGATGGCGCGCCACAATGCGACAGTGTACGGTGTAG
This sequence is a window from Pectinophora gossypiella chromosome 14, ilPecGoss1.1, whole genome shotgun sequence. Protein-coding genes within it:
- the LOC126372729 gene encoding trimethylguanosine synthase, producing MMSEYYDHYHRWEPLAEFHFNINDDEDLYDDDNYIYCLCSRVFIRDVVKTYYAEREDGSESDVEVAKESCLQECQEWDDQSHVHFSVDTSYKVKCEKDEGASCYCSASHTENYCSTDEHDPAQIHGNMSHALQPSDSGADLTYPDYQSDITNHDKLEKMDQDLPVQIYLDTNEDYLSEDTWEKFWAINGERIIWASWIKRYSDYINPQYLDDNKELVIDDNNIQKQHSADEIFNKKAENANQQADEADESIRERKFSYDSKVNPFKKGRSQDSTEKIARLIELNSNKDGTWTPIGRRRSCSEHDRMLSPRTLAGTDSMTNVTKITLSSYDVTSSHVTSESSPTDDYSVSSSSSDDQNDQTRIANIDENPETTSEALDVSNTDEYWQFLWKKHFGELYALHYATYIESHDALTKNLPGDNVEVVTEVKMEEKPSVECKAEVECENSDGNSQEVSSVIEVQTQVEDMKIEDKVEVRQEDNVTKPKKKSKKLNSSKYLGSVGVLLQTLLKEEQKKKVEGGVVEAGEESNNKNESVTQDTVDAPTDMPTIQQTKSNSTFSSYRYNDGEDDPPEEKPVTLKRSHELDEEETAEKIKSTFEIMGLCVHPDNIPKGLVVYRKRNTRLRPPRSKKFGASKKTYFDDNGTPYKNQTHDSQDEREMQTDEDCSLVKSDNEHTTDAPMEITRSECGPDKDPDVDNSEARDVTLEASKVPFPPDLDTTFSDIQDDDNEQKEDVGLVTAIKRKRRQKRYKLDSDISEMPPELAGDPKMIKYWKKRHSLFHRFDEGIKLDRESWFSVTPENVARHIANKYIYDVVLDAFCGAGGNTIQFAMVSEKVIAIDIDPVKIEMARHNATVYGVADRIDFIVGDFFELAPRMKADMVFLSPPWGGPKYSENYKYDIETMLEPRPASELMRAARDINPNIALYLPRNTRTDQIVDLAKEAGCSVEVEQSYLDRRFVAITAYFY
- the LOC126372743 gene encoding large subunit GTPase 1 homolog, encoding MGKKNKDSLGRALIKDRFSKNRHRKHVEDNTMLHTTEVNDGYDWGRLNLQSVTAESSLQEFLSTAELAQREFTAEKLNLKYVSSVPSEVEAATSQPNFDEPLTVPRRPPWKPGITAEEQSDREREAFLEWRRNLNELQAKLGAALTPYERNPELWKQLWRTLEKSDVVLLLLDARNPLLFRCADLEKYAAEQQCKCILLLNKADLISEYQRKCWAEYFDKEKVPIVFFSAAKPTKERKISEESDKSEEKIISEIDPEDSETDNTDADNEDSDFDKEALKGSEEDIELFKKQLGDLNEAVANTANKIDNIQNTLDKVLENFRLGKPVELLQSNTVSENKNEEGAAAGSEEKTDENTEVKNSHEIFDRDRLVGVLKELKLENLKNPPRVTVGMIGYPNVGKSSTVNVLMQTKKVSVSSMPGHTRHIQSLILDEGIELLDCPGLVLPAYAVAPDLLLTAVLPIDQMRSHDAAMARLCQLVSKHTFEQKYGLLLPQEHTDVDYKQILTAHAFNRGFMTAAGQPDQSRSARLLLKDAASGKLQWEQLPPGCAPAPIEDMLAERRQKRKPTPREARMVEGWLSKAAEIDKAFFANQRATVHVKGKPIMGVSGAQPADHPYTKPWKLEKRHANKNKREKLRRVYAHLDEH